From the genome of Legionella beliardensis:
GATTGGGTAGCAAATGAAAAAATTGAAAAATAAAGCCAATGCGTTTTGCGCGCAGCTTAGCGCGCTTATCTTCATCAAGGTGGCTGATTTCTTGTGAACCATAATAAATCTGGCCCGAAGTAGGCTTTTCTAAACCAGCCATGATATTAAGTAATGTTGTTTTACCCGAGCCAGAAACACCGGTAATGGCAATGGTTGCCCCTGCTGGAATGCTTAAGTTAATCGCTTTAAGGATAGGTAAATACTCATTATCAGCTCTGATGCTATAATTAACATCGATTAGTTTAATTACATCAGAGTTCATCATGATTCGAAAATTCCTCTATATTTTAAGTTTTATTTTTATGATAACACCCCTGCAAGCAAAGACCATCCTTGTTTTAGGTGATAGTTTAAGTGCAGCTTATGGTATAGAAGAAAATCAAGGCTGGGTCAGTTTATTAAAAGAGCGACTAAAAGAAGAATCATTGCCTTATCAAGTCGTTAATTATAGTACCAGTGGTGATACAACCCGTAACGGACTTGCTAAATTACCAGAAGCTTTATCTAAACATAAACCGGATATTGTGATTATTGAGCTTGGTGCGAATGACGGTTTACGTGGGTTATCTATTCCTGAATTAAAACGTAATTTGGAAAAACTAATCGTTCAATCGCAAGATAGATCAGCAAAAGTACTGCTGTTAGCAACGCTACTGCCGCCAAATTATGGCGCTAGCTATCTGGCTAAGTACAAGCAAGTTTATGTTGATTTATCACAGCAATATCAAACACTTTTAATTCCCATGTTCCTAGAAGGTGTTGCTGGTAATCCAACCTGGATGCAATCAGACGGTTTACACCCTAATCAAAAAGCACAAGTAAAAATACTAAATAATATATGGCCTGTTTTAAAGCAAATGCTTTAGAGCTGGTAAGAAATTGTACTATAATGGGCTTCGTTAAATTCGCTTGGGTAAGCATCGCACAGCAATGATGATTTTCTTAAGGCTTAAGTGACTCAAAAATTGTGTATGCAAATTTAAAAAATTAAGGCATAAATCCTGCATAGCTGTTTTGTGACATGATAAAAGTGTTGTCTTATAGCCATAGACCATTTGTTTAAATAAAAATTGTGTTTTTTTAAAATGTTAAAGCAATAATGGCTAATCTGAACAAGAATGATTGGTTTAAGTCTGCGCTAAGTTTAAGAAGGTATATAAGTTTACCCAATTAATTGAAGAGGGAAAAAAATGAAAAAGTTGAAATTTAACTTATTGCCATGGTTGCTGCTTTGCTTTTCACCATTTGCAATGGCGAGTCAAAATTGGAATCAATGGGTCGCTGGTGTAAGACAAGAAGCAATTAAACAGGGGATCTCAGCTGAATTATTTGATGAGGCATTTGCTGACATTCGTGAACCAAGCCGACAAGTAAAAAGTTTAGCCCGCTCACAGCCTGAGCACCGCCTAACTTACAGCAAATATTTACATACTCGCGCTGATAGTTACCGAATTGCTATGGGGCGCAAGCATTATGCTAATAACAAAGCCCTGCTTGAGGAAGTAGGACAGCACTTTGGTGTGGATCCTTGTTTTATTGTTTCTTTCTGGGGAATGGAAACAAGCTATGGTTCTTATATGGGAAATTTTCCTGTAATAAAATCATTAGCAACTTTAGCTTATGAATCATCAAGGCCTGATTTTTTCCGTAAAGAGTTATTTATTGCCCTACGTATCGTTAATGACGGCCATGTTACGTTAGATCGGTTTAAAGGCGAATGGGCAGGTGCATCTGGCCAACCTCAGTTTCTACCTTCT
Proteins encoded in this window:
- a CDS encoding lytic murein transglycosylase, producing the protein MKKLKFNLLPWLLLCFSPFAMASQNWNQWVAGVRQEAIKQGISAELFDEAFADIREPSRQVKSLARSQPEHRLTYSKYLHTRADSYRIAMGRKHYANNKALLEEVGQHFGVDPCFIVSFWGMETSYGSYMGNFPVIKSLATLAYESSRPDFFRKELFIALRIVNDGHVTLDRFKGEWAGASGQPQFLPSSWVQFAVDYDGDGRKDIWQSKPDVFASIANYMKKNGWQTGQPWAIHVKLPKNFDTNLEGKAIVKKVSEWNALGVRTLEGQPLPNSELEASIVQPNGGPVFLAYPNYKMILRYNNSIYYAGAIGYMADKICNRVK
- a CDS encoding arylesterase, coding for MIRKFLYILSFIFMITPLQAKTILVLGDSLSAAYGIEENQGWVSLLKERLKEESLPYQVVNYSTSGDTTRNGLAKLPEALSKHKPDIVIIELGANDGLRGLSIPELKRNLEKLIVQSQDRSAKVLLLATLLPPNYGASYLAKYKQVYVDLSQQYQTLLIPMFLEGVAGNPTWMQSDGLHPNQKAQVKILNNIWPVLKQML